A window from Symphalangus syndactylus isolate Jambi chromosome 22, NHGRI_mSymSyn1-v2.1_pri, whole genome shotgun sequence encodes these proteins:
- the CDK11B gene encoding cyclin-dependent kinase 11B isoform X8, whose protein sequence is MGDEKDSWKVKTLDEILQEKKRRKEQEEKAEIKRLKNSDDRDSKRDSLEEGELRDHRMEITIRNSPYRREDSMEDRGEEDDSLAIKPPQQMSRKEKAHHRKDEKRKEKRKHARVKEKEREHERRKRHREEQDKARREWERQKRREMAREHSRRERDRLEQLERKRERERKMREQQKEQREQKERERRAEERRKEREARREVSAHHRTMREDYSDKVKASHWSRSPPRPPRERFELGDSRKPVKEEKMEERDLLSDLQDISDSERKTSSAESSSVESGSGSEEEEEEEEEEEEEGSTSEESEEEEEEEEEEEEETGSNSEEVSEQSAEEVSEEEMSEDEERENENHLLVGSTFPVPESRFDRDSGESEEAEEEVGEGTPQSSALTEGDYVPDSPALSPIELKQELPKYLPALQGCRSVEEFQCLNRIEEGTYGVVYRAKDKKTDEIVALKRLKMEKEKEGFPITSLREINTILKAQHPNIVTVREIVVGSNMDKIYIVMNYVEHDLKSLMETMKQPFLPGEVKTLMIQLLRGVKHLHDNWILHRDLKTSNLLLSHAGILKVGDFGLAREYGSPLKAYTPVVVTLWYRAPELLLGAKEYSTAVDMWSVGCIFGELLTQKPLFPGKSEIDQINKVFKDLGTPSEKIWPGYSELPAVKKMTFSEHPYNNLRKRFGALLSDQGFDLMNKFLTYFPGRRISAEDGLKHEYFRETPLPIDPSMFPTWPAKSEQQRVKRGTSPRPPEGGLGYSQLGDDDLKETGFHLTTTNQGASAAGPGFSLKF, encoded by the exons ATGGGTGATGAAAAGGACTCTTGGAAAGTGAAAACTTTAGATGAAATTCTTCAGGAAAAGAAACGAAGGAAGGAACAAGAGGAGAAAGCAGAGATAAAACGCTTAAAAAAT TCTGATGACCGGGATTCCAAGCGGGATTCCCTTGAGGAGGGGGAGCTGAGAGATCACCGCATGGAGATCACAATAAGGAACTCCCCGTATAGAAGAGAAGACTCTATGGAAGACAG GGGAGAAGAAGATGATTCTTTGGCCATCAAACCACCCCAGCAAATGTCTCGGAAAGAAAAAGCTCAtcacagaaaagatgaaaagagaaaagagaaac GGAAGCATGCtagagtgaaagaaaaagaaagagagcacGAACGTCGGAAACGACATCGAGAAGAACAGGATAAAGCTCGCCGGGAATGGGAAAGACAGAAGAGAAGGGAGATGGCAAGGGAGCATTCCAGGAGAGAAAG GGACCGCTTGGAGCAGTTAGAAAGGAAGCGGGAGCGGGAGCGCAAGATGCGGGAGCAGCAGAAGGAGCAGCGGGAGCAGAAGGAGCGCGAGCGGCGGGCGGAGGAGCGGCGCAAGGAGCGGGAGGCCCGCAGGGAGG TGTCTGCACATCACCGAACGATGAGAGAGGACTATAGCGACAAAGTGAAAGCCAGCCACTGGAGTCGCAGCCCACCTCGGCCGCCGCGGGAGCGGTTTGAGTTGGGAGACAGCCGGAAGCCAG taaaagaagagaaaatggaagaaagagacCTGCTGTCCGACTTACAGGACATCAGCGACAGTGAGAGGAAGACCAGCTCGGCCGAGTCCTCGTCAG TGGAATCAGGCTCAGGttctgaggaggaagaggaggaggaggaagaggaggaggaggaagggagcacCAGTGAAGaatcagaggaggaagaggaggaagaggaagaggaggaggaggagaccgGCAGCAATTCTGAGGAGGTGTCAGAGCAGTCTGCCG AAGAAGTAAGTGAGGAAGAAATGAGTGAAGATGAAGAACGAGAAAACGAAAACCACCTCTTGGTTG GTTCAACTTTTCCAGTTCCAGAGTCACGGTTTGACCGAGATTCCGGGGAAAGTGAAGAAGCAGAGGAAGAAGTGGGTGAGGGGACGCCGCAGAGCAGCGCCCTGACAGAGGGCGACTATGTGCCAGACTCCCCTGCCCTGTCGCCCATCGAGCTCAAGCAGGAGCTGCCCAAGTACCTGCCGGCCCTGCAG GGCTGCCGGAGCGTCGAGGAGTTCCAGTGCCTGAACAGGATCGAGGAGGGCACCTATGGAGTGGTCTACAgagcaaaagacaagaaaacag ATGAAATTGTGGCTCTAAAGCGGCTGAagatggagaaggagaaggagggctTCCCGATCACGTCGCTGagggagatcaacaccatcctcaAGGCCCAGCATCCCAACATCGTCACTGTTAGA GAGATCGTGGTGGGCAGCAACATGGACAAGATCTACATTGTGATGAACTATGTGGAGCACGACCTCAAGAGCCTGATGGAGACCATGAAACAGCCCTTCCTGCCAG GGGAGGTGAAGACCCTGATGATCCAGCTGCTGCGGGGGGTGAAGCACCTGCACGACAACTGGATCCTGCACCGTGACCTCAAGACGTCCAACCTGCTGCTGAGCCACGCCGGCATCCTCAAG GTGGGTGACTTCGGGCTGGCACGGGAGTACGGATCCCCTCTGAAGGCCTACACCCCGGTCGTGGTGACCCTGTGGTACCGCGCCCCAGAGCTGCTGCTTGGTGCCAAG GAATACTCCACGGCCGTGGACATGTGGTCAGTGGGCTGCATCTTCGGGGAGCTGCTGACTCAGAAGCCTCTGTTCCCCGGGAAGTCAGAAATTGATCAGATCAACAAAGTGTTCAAG GATCTGGGGACCCCCAGTGAGAAAATCTGGCCCGGCTACAGCGAGCTCCCAGCAGTCAAGAAGATGACCTTCAGCGAACACCCCTACAACAACCTCCGGAAGCGCTTCGGGGCCCTGCTCTCAGACCAGGGCTTCGACCTCATGAACAA GTTCCTGACCTACTTCCCCGGGAGGAGGATCAGCGCTGAGGACGGCCTCAAGCACGAGTATTTCCGCGAGACCCCCCTCCCCATCGACCCCTCCATGTTCCCCACATGGCCTGCCAAGAGTGAGCAGCAGCGTGTGAAGCGGGGCACCAGCCCGAGGCCCCCTGAGGGAGGCCTGGGCTACAGCCAGCTG GGCGACGACGACCTGAAGGAGACGGGCTTCCACCTTACCACCACGAACCAAGGGGCCTCAGCCGCGGGCCCCGGCTTCAGCCTCAAGTTCTGA
- the CDK11B gene encoding cyclin-dependent kinase 11B isoform X4 has protein sequence MGDEKDSWKVKTLDEILQEKKRRKEQEEKAEIKRLKNSDDRDSKRDSLEEGELRDHRMEITIRNSPYRREDSMEDRGEEDDSLAIKPPQQMSRKEKAHHRKDEKRKEKRRHRSHSAEGGKHARVKEKEREHERRKRHREEQDKARREWERQKRREMAREHSRRERDRLEQLERKRERERKMREQQKEQREQKERERRAEERRKEREARREVSAHHRTMREDYSDKVKASHWSRSPPRPPRERFELGDSRKPVKEEKMEERDLLSDLQDISDSERKTSSAESSSVESGSGSEEEEEEEEEEEEEGSTSEESEEEEEEEEEEEEETGSNSEEVSEQSAEEVSEEEMSEDEERENENHLLVGSTFPVPESRFDRDSGESEEAEEEVGEGTPQSSALTEGDYVPDSPALSPIELKQELPKYLPALQGCRSVEEFQCLNRIEEGTYGVVYRAKDKKTDEIVALKRLKMEKEKEGFPITSLREINTILKAQHPNIVTVREIVVGSNMDKIYIVMNYVEHDLKSLMETMKQPFLPGEVKTLMIQLLRGVKHLHDNWILHRDLKTSNLLLSHAGILKVGDFGLAREYGSPLKAYTPVVVTLWYRAPELLLGAKEYSTAVDMWSVGCIFGELLTQKPLFPGKSEIDQINKVFKDLGTPSEKIWPGYSELPAVKKMTFSEHPYNNLRKRFGALLSDQGFDLMNKFLTYFPGRRISAEDGLKHEYFRETPLPIDPSMFPTWPAKSEQQRVKRGTSPRPPEGGLGYSQLGDDDLKETGFHLTTTNQGASAAGPGFSLKF, from the exons ATGGGTGATGAAAAGGACTCTTGGAAAGTGAAAACTTTAGATGAAATTCTTCAGGAAAAGAAACGAAGGAAGGAACAAGAGGAGAAAGCAGAGATAAAACGCTTAAAAAAT TCTGATGACCGGGATTCCAAGCGGGATTCCCTTGAGGAGGGGGAGCTGAGAGATCACCGCATGGAGATCACAATAAGGAACTCCCCGTATAGAAGAGAAGACTCTATGGAAGACAG GGGAGAAGAAGATGATTCTTTGGCCATCAAACCACCCCAGCAAATGTCTCGGAAAGAAAAAGCTCAtcacagaaaagatgaaaagagaaaagagaaacgtAGGCATCGTAGCCATTCAGCAGAAGGGG GGAAGCATGCtagagtgaaagaaaaagaaagagagcacGAACGTCGGAAACGACATCGAGAAGAACAGGATAAAGCTCGCCGGGAATGGGAAAGACAGAAGAGAAGGGAGATGGCAAGGGAGCATTCCAGGAGAGAAAG GGACCGCTTGGAGCAGTTAGAAAGGAAGCGGGAGCGGGAGCGCAAGATGCGGGAGCAGCAGAAGGAGCAGCGGGAGCAGAAGGAGCGCGAGCGGCGGGCGGAGGAGCGGCGCAAGGAGCGGGAGGCCCGCAGGGAGG TGTCTGCACATCACCGAACGATGAGAGAGGACTATAGCGACAAAGTGAAAGCCAGCCACTGGAGTCGCAGCCCACCTCGGCCGCCGCGGGAGCGGTTTGAGTTGGGAGACAGCCGGAAGCCAG taaaagaagagaaaatggaagaaagagacCTGCTGTCCGACTTACAGGACATCAGCGACAGTGAGAGGAAGACCAGCTCGGCCGAGTCCTCGTCAG TGGAATCAGGCTCAGGttctgaggaggaagaggaggaggaggaagaggaggaggaggaagggagcacCAGTGAAGaatcagaggaggaagaggaggaagaggaagaggaggaggaggagaccgGCAGCAATTCTGAGGAGGTGTCAGAGCAGTCTGCCG AAGAAGTAAGTGAGGAAGAAATGAGTGAAGATGAAGAACGAGAAAACGAAAACCACCTCTTGGTTG GTTCAACTTTTCCAGTTCCAGAGTCACGGTTTGACCGAGATTCCGGGGAAAGTGAAGAAGCAGAGGAAGAAGTGGGTGAGGGGACGCCGCAGAGCAGCGCCCTGACAGAGGGCGACTATGTGCCAGACTCCCCTGCCCTGTCGCCCATCGAGCTCAAGCAGGAGCTGCCCAAGTACCTGCCGGCCCTGCAG GGCTGCCGGAGCGTCGAGGAGTTCCAGTGCCTGAACAGGATCGAGGAGGGCACCTATGGAGTGGTCTACAgagcaaaagacaagaaaacag ATGAAATTGTGGCTCTAAAGCGGCTGAagatggagaaggagaaggagggctTCCCGATCACGTCGCTGagggagatcaacaccatcctcaAGGCCCAGCATCCCAACATCGTCACTGTTAGA GAGATCGTGGTGGGCAGCAACATGGACAAGATCTACATTGTGATGAACTATGTGGAGCACGACCTCAAGAGCCTGATGGAGACCATGAAACAGCCCTTCCTGCCAG GGGAGGTGAAGACCCTGATGATCCAGCTGCTGCGGGGGGTGAAGCACCTGCACGACAACTGGATCCTGCACCGTGACCTCAAGACGTCCAACCTGCTGCTGAGCCACGCCGGCATCCTCAAG GTGGGTGACTTCGGGCTGGCACGGGAGTACGGATCCCCTCTGAAGGCCTACACCCCGGTCGTGGTGACCCTGTGGTACCGCGCCCCAGAGCTGCTGCTTGGTGCCAAG GAATACTCCACGGCCGTGGACATGTGGTCAGTGGGCTGCATCTTCGGGGAGCTGCTGACTCAGAAGCCTCTGTTCCCCGGGAAGTCAGAAATTGATCAGATCAACAAAGTGTTCAAG GATCTGGGGACCCCCAGTGAGAAAATCTGGCCCGGCTACAGCGAGCTCCCAGCAGTCAAGAAGATGACCTTCAGCGAACACCCCTACAACAACCTCCGGAAGCGCTTCGGGGCCCTGCTCTCAGACCAGGGCTTCGACCTCATGAACAA GTTCCTGACCTACTTCCCCGGGAGGAGGATCAGCGCTGAGGACGGCCTCAAGCACGAGTATTTCCGCGAGACCCCCCTCCCCATCGACCCCTCCATGTTCCCCACATGGCCTGCCAAGAGTGAGCAGCAGCGTGTGAAGCGGGGCACCAGCCCGAGGCCCCCTGAGGGAGGCCTGGGCTACAGCCAGCTG GGCGACGACGACCTGAAGGAGACGGGCTTCCACCTTACCACCACGAACCAAGGGGCCTCAGCCGCGGGCCCCGGCTTCAGCCTCAAGTTCTGA
- the CDK11B gene encoding cyclin-dependent kinase 11B isoform X2, whose product MGDEKDSWKVKTLDEILQEKKRRKEQEEKAEIKRLKNSDDRDSKRDSLEEGELRDHRMEITIRNSPYRREDSMEDRGEEDDSLAIKPPQQMSRKEKAHHRKDEKRKEKRRHRSHSAEGGKHARVKEKEREHERRKRHREEQDKARREWERQKRREMAREHSRRERDRLEQLERKRERERKMREQQKEQREQKERERRAEERRKEREARREVSAHHRTMREDYSDKVKASHWSRSPPRPPRERFELGDSRKPGEARPAPAQKPAQLKEEKMEERDLLSDLQDISDSERKTSSAESSSVESGSGSEEEEEEEEEEEEEGSTSEESEEEEEEEEEEEEETGSNSEEVSEQSAEEVSEEEMSEDEERENENHLLVVPESRFDRDSGESEEAEEEVGEGTPQSSALTEGDYVPDSPALSPIELKQELPKYLPALQGCRSVEEFQCLNRIEEGTYGVVYRAKDKKTDEIVALKRLKMEKEKEGFPITSLREINTILKAQHPNIVTVREIVVGSNMDKIYIVMNYVEHDLKSLMETMKQPFLPGEVKTLMIQLLRGVKHLHDNWILHRDLKTSNLLLSHAGILKVGDFGLAREYGSPLKAYTPVVVTLWYRAPELLLGAKEYSTAVDMWSVGCIFGELLTQKPLFPGKSEIDQINKVFKDLGTPSEKIWPGYSELPAVKKMTFSEHPYNNLRKRFGALLSDQGFDLMNKFLTYFPGRRISAEDGLKHEYFRETPLPIDPSMFPTWPAKSEQQRVKRGTSPRPPEGGLGYSQLGDDDLKETGFHLTTTNQGASAAGPGFSLKF is encoded by the exons ATGGGTGATGAAAAGGACTCTTGGAAAGTGAAAACTTTAGATGAAATTCTTCAGGAAAAGAAACGAAGGAAGGAACAAGAGGAGAAAGCAGAGATAAAACGCTTAAAAAAT TCTGATGACCGGGATTCCAAGCGGGATTCCCTTGAGGAGGGGGAGCTGAGAGATCACCGCATGGAGATCACAATAAGGAACTCCCCGTATAGAAGAGAAGACTCTATGGAAGACAG GGGAGAAGAAGATGATTCTTTGGCCATCAAACCACCCCAGCAAATGTCTCGGAAAGAAAAAGCTCAtcacagaaaagatgaaaagagaaaagagaaacgtAGGCATCGTAGCCATTCAGCAGAAGGGG GGAAGCATGCtagagtgaaagaaaaagaaagagagcacGAACGTCGGAAACGACATCGAGAAGAACAGGATAAAGCTCGCCGGGAATGGGAAAGACAGAAGAGAAGGGAGATGGCAAGGGAGCATTCCAGGAGAGAAAG GGACCGCTTGGAGCAGTTAGAAAGGAAGCGGGAGCGGGAGCGCAAGATGCGGGAGCAGCAGAAGGAGCAGCGGGAGCAGAAGGAGCGCGAGCGGCGGGCGGAGGAGCGGCGCAAGGAGCGGGAGGCCCGCAGGGAGG TGTCTGCACATCACCGAACGATGAGAGAGGACTATAGCGACAAAGTGAAAGCCAGCCACTGGAGTCGCAGCCCACCTCGGCCGCCGCGGGAGCGGTTTGAGTTGGGAGACAGCCGGAAGCCAGGTGAGGCCAGGCCGGCGCCTGCGCAGAAGCCAGCACAGT taaaagaagagaaaatggaagaaagagacCTGCTGTCCGACTTACAGGACATCAGCGACAGTGAGAGGAAGACCAGCTCGGCCGAGTCCTCGTCAG TGGAATCAGGCTCAGGttctgaggaggaagaggaggaggaggaagaggaggaggaggaagggagcacCAGTGAAGaatcagaggaggaagaggaggaagaggaagaggaggaggaggagaccgGCAGCAATTCTGAGGAGGTGTCAGAGCAGTCTGCCG AAGAAGTAAGTGAGGAAGAAATGAGTGAAGATGAAGAACGAGAAAACGAAAACCACCTCTTGGTTG TTCCAGAGTCACGGTTTGACCGAGATTCCGGGGAAAGTGAAGAAGCAGAGGAAGAAGTGGGTGAGGGGACGCCGCAGAGCAGCGCCCTGACAGAGGGCGACTATGTGCCAGACTCCCCTGCCCTGTCGCCCATCGAGCTCAAGCAGGAGCTGCCCAAGTACCTGCCGGCCCTGCAG GGCTGCCGGAGCGTCGAGGAGTTCCAGTGCCTGAACAGGATCGAGGAGGGCACCTATGGAGTGGTCTACAgagcaaaagacaagaaaacag ATGAAATTGTGGCTCTAAAGCGGCTGAagatggagaaggagaaggagggctTCCCGATCACGTCGCTGagggagatcaacaccatcctcaAGGCCCAGCATCCCAACATCGTCACTGTTAGA GAGATCGTGGTGGGCAGCAACATGGACAAGATCTACATTGTGATGAACTATGTGGAGCACGACCTCAAGAGCCTGATGGAGACCATGAAACAGCCCTTCCTGCCAG GGGAGGTGAAGACCCTGATGATCCAGCTGCTGCGGGGGGTGAAGCACCTGCACGACAACTGGATCCTGCACCGTGACCTCAAGACGTCCAACCTGCTGCTGAGCCACGCCGGCATCCTCAAG GTGGGTGACTTCGGGCTGGCACGGGAGTACGGATCCCCTCTGAAGGCCTACACCCCGGTCGTGGTGACCCTGTGGTACCGCGCCCCAGAGCTGCTGCTTGGTGCCAAG GAATACTCCACGGCCGTGGACATGTGGTCAGTGGGCTGCATCTTCGGGGAGCTGCTGACTCAGAAGCCTCTGTTCCCCGGGAAGTCAGAAATTGATCAGATCAACAAAGTGTTCAAG GATCTGGGGACCCCCAGTGAGAAAATCTGGCCCGGCTACAGCGAGCTCCCAGCAGTCAAGAAGATGACCTTCAGCGAACACCCCTACAACAACCTCCGGAAGCGCTTCGGGGCCCTGCTCTCAGACCAGGGCTTCGACCTCATGAACAA GTTCCTGACCTACTTCCCCGGGAGGAGGATCAGCGCTGAGGACGGCCTCAAGCACGAGTATTTCCGCGAGACCCCCCTCCCCATCGACCCCTCCATGTTCCCCACATGGCCTGCCAAGAGTGAGCAGCAGCGTGTGAAGCGGGGCACCAGCCCGAGGCCCCCTGAGGGAGGCCTGGGCTACAGCCAGCTG GGCGACGACGACCTGAAGGAGACGGGCTTCCACCTTACCACCACGAACCAAGGGGCCTCAGCCGCGGGCCCCGGCTTCAGCCTCAAGTTCTGA
- the CDK11B gene encoding cyclin-dependent kinase 11B isoform X3, which produces MGDEKDSWKVKTLDEILQEKKRRKEQEEKAEIKRLKNSDDRDSKRDSLEEGELRDHRMEITIRNSPYRREDSMEDRGEEDDSLAIKPPQQMSRKEKAHHRKDEKRKEKRKHARVKEKEREHERRKRHREEQDKARREWERQKRREMAREHSRRERDRLEQLERKRERERKMREQQKEQREQKERERRAEERRKEREARREVSAHHRTMREDYSDKVKASHWSRSPPRPPRERFELGDSRKPGEARPAPAQKPAQLKEEKMEERDLLSDLQDISDSERKTSSAESSSVESGSGSEEEEEEEEEEEEEGSTSEESEEEEEEEEEEEEETGSNSEEVSEQSAEEVSEEEMSEDEERENENHLLVGSTFPVPESRFDRDSGESEEAEEEVGEGTPQSSALTEGDYVPDSPALSPIELKQELPKYLPALQGCRSVEEFQCLNRIEEGTYGVVYRAKDKKTDEIVALKRLKMEKEKEGFPITSLREINTILKAQHPNIVTVREIVVGSNMDKIYIVMNYVEHDLKSLMETMKQPFLPGEVKTLMIQLLRGVKHLHDNWILHRDLKTSNLLLSHAGILKVGDFGLAREYGSPLKAYTPVVVTLWYRAPELLLGAKEYSTAVDMWSVGCIFGELLTQKPLFPGKSEIDQINKVFKDLGTPSEKIWPGYSELPAVKKMTFSEHPYNNLRKRFGALLSDQGFDLMNKFLTYFPGRRISAEDGLKHEYFRETPLPIDPSMFPTWPAKSEQQRVKRGTSPRPPEGGLGYSQLGDDDLKETGFHLTTTNQGASAAGPGFSLKF; this is translated from the exons ATGGGTGATGAAAAGGACTCTTGGAAAGTGAAAACTTTAGATGAAATTCTTCAGGAAAAGAAACGAAGGAAGGAACAAGAGGAGAAAGCAGAGATAAAACGCTTAAAAAAT TCTGATGACCGGGATTCCAAGCGGGATTCCCTTGAGGAGGGGGAGCTGAGAGATCACCGCATGGAGATCACAATAAGGAACTCCCCGTATAGAAGAGAAGACTCTATGGAAGACAG GGGAGAAGAAGATGATTCTTTGGCCATCAAACCACCCCAGCAAATGTCTCGGAAAGAAAAAGCTCAtcacagaaaagatgaaaagagaaaagagaaac GGAAGCATGCtagagtgaaagaaaaagaaagagagcacGAACGTCGGAAACGACATCGAGAAGAACAGGATAAAGCTCGCCGGGAATGGGAAAGACAGAAGAGAAGGGAGATGGCAAGGGAGCATTCCAGGAGAGAAAG GGACCGCTTGGAGCAGTTAGAAAGGAAGCGGGAGCGGGAGCGCAAGATGCGGGAGCAGCAGAAGGAGCAGCGGGAGCAGAAGGAGCGCGAGCGGCGGGCGGAGGAGCGGCGCAAGGAGCGGGAGGCCCGCAGGGAGG TGTCTGCACATCACCGAACGATGAGAGAGGACTATAGCGACAAAGTGAAAGCCAGCCACTGGAGTCGCAGCCCACCTCGGCCGCCGCGGGAGCGGTTTGAGTTGGGAGACAGCCGGAAGCCAGGTGAGGCCAGGCCGGCGCCTGCGCAGAAGCCAGCACAGT taaaagaagagaaaatggaagaaagagacCTGCTGTCCGACTTACAGGACATCAGCGACAGTGAGAGGAAGACCAGCTCGGCCGAGTCCTCGTCAG TGGAATCAGGCTCAGGttctgaggaggaagaggaggaggaggaagaggaggaggaggaagggagcacCAGTGAAGaatcagaggaggaagaggaggaagaggaagaggaggaggaggagaccgGCAGCAATTCTGAGGAGGTGTCAGAGCAGTCTGCCG AAGAAGTAAGTGAGGAAGAAATGAGTGAAGATGAAGAACGAGAAAACGAAAACCACCTCTTGGTTG GTTCAACTTTTCCAGTTCCAGAGTCACGGTTTGACCGAGATTCCGGGGAAAGTGAAGAAGCAGAGGAAGAAGTGGGTGAGGGGACGCCGCAGAGCAGCGCCCTGACAGAGGGCGACTATGTGCCAGACTCCCCTGCCCTGTCGCCCATCGAGCTCAAGCAGGAGCTGCCCAAGTACCTGCCGGCCCTGCAG GGCTGCCGGAGCGTCGAGGAGTTCCAGTGCCTGAACAGGATCGAGGAGGGCACCTATGGAGTGGTCTACAgagcaaaagacaagaaaacag ATGAAATTGTGGCTCTAAAGCGGCTGAagatggagaaggagaaggagggctTCCCGATCACGTCGCTGagggagatcaacaccatcctcaAGGCCCAGCATCCCAACATCGTCACTGTTAGA GAGATCGTGGTGGGCAGCAACATGGACAAGATCTACATTGTGATGAACTATGTGGAGCACGACCTCAAGAGCCTGATGGAGACCATGAAACAGCCCTTCCTGCCAG GGGAGGTGAAGACCCTGATGATCCAGCTGCTGCGGGGGGTGAAGCACCTGCACGACAACTGGATCCTGCACCGTGACCTCAAGACGTCCAACCTGCTGCTGAGCCACGCCGGCATCCTCAAG GTGGGTGACTTCGGGCTGGCACGGGAGTACGGATCCCCTCTGAAGGCCTACACCCCGGTCGTGGTGACCCTGTGGTACCGCGCCCCAGAGCTGCTGCTTGGTGCCAAG GAATACTCCACGGCCGTGGACATGTGGTCAGTGGGCTGCATCTTCGGGGAGCTGCTGACTCAGAAGCCTCTGTTCCCCGGGAAGTCAGAAATTGATCAGATCAACAAAGTGTTCAAG GATCTGGGGACCCCCAGTGAGAAAATCTGGCCCGGCTACAGCGAGCTCCCAGCAGTCAAGAAGATGACCTTCAGCGAACACCCCTACAACAACCTCCGGAAGCGCTTCGGGGCCCTGCTCTCAGACCAGGGCTTCGACCTCATGAACAA GTTCCTGACCTACTTCCCCGGGAGGAGGATCAGCGCTGAGGACGGCCTCAAGCACGAGTATTTCCGCGAGACCCCCCTCCCCATCGACCCCTCCATGTTCCCCACATGGCCTGCCAAGAGTGAGCAGCAGCGTGTGAAGCGGGGCACCAGCCCGAGGCCCCCTGAGGGAGGCCTGGGCTACAGCCAGCTG GGCGACGACGACCTGAAGGAGACGGGCTTCCACCTTACCACCACGAACCAAGGGGCCTCAGCCGCGGGCCCCGGCTTCAGCCTCAAGTTCTGA